Proteins from one Triticum aestivum cultivar Chinese Spring chromosome 7A, IWGSC CS RefSeq v2.1, whole genome shotgun sequence genomic window:
- the LOC123150081 gene encoding probable sulfate transporter 3.4, with protein MVVNNKVETLAFDLEAGHGPGAKAVADSGARQQQQRQAAPAGMVQVELHKVSAPEQRTTARALGQRLAEIFFPDDPLHQFKNQSLARKLVLALQYFFPIFHWGSNYSLRLLRSDAVAGLTIASLAIPQGISYAKLANLPPIIGLYSSFVPPLIYALLGSSRDLAVGPVSIASLVMGSMLREAVAPEQQPILYLQLAFTATFFAGVFQASLGFLRLGFIVDFLSKATLTGFMGGAAVIVSLQQLKGLLGIVHFTTHMGFVDVMASVVRRHSEWQWQTIVMGVAFLAILLGTRQISARNPRLFWVSAAAPLTSVIASTVISYLCRGHGISIIGDLPRGVNPPSMNMLVFSGSYVALAVKTGIMTGILSLTEGIAVGRTFASINNYNVDGNKEMMAIGVMNMAGSCASCYVTTGSFSRSAVNYSAGCRTAVSNIVMASAVLVTLLFLMPLFHYTPNVILSAIIITAVAGLIDVRGAAKLWKVDKLDFCACVSAFLGVLLVSVQVGLSIAVGISLFKILLQVTRPNTVVMGLVPGTQSYRSMAQYREAVRVPPFLVVGVESAIYFANSTYLVERIMRYLREEEERAAKANLCGVRCIVLDMSAVTAIDTSGLDALAEMKRVLDKRGIDLVLANPVGSVTERMYNSVVGDTFGSDRIFFSVAEAVAAAPYKAQP; from the exons ATGGTGGTGAACAACAAGGTTGAGACCCTGGCGTTCGACCTGGAGGCGGGGCACGGGCCCGGGGCGAAGGCGGTGGCGGATTCGGGGGCGcgtcagcagcagcagcggcaggcgGCGCCGGCGGGGATGGTGCAGGTGGAGCTGCACAAGGTGTCGGCGCCGGAGCAGCGGACGACGGCGCGGGCGCTGGGGCAGCGGCTGGCGGAGATCTTCTTCCCCGACGACCCCCTGCACCAGTTCAAGAACCAGTCGCTCGCCCGGAAGCTGGTGCTCGCGCTGCAGTACTTCTTCCCCATCTTCCACTGGGGCTCCAActacagcctccgcctcctccgctcCGACGCCGTCGCCGGCCTCACCATTGCCAGCCTCGCCATCCCACAG GGCATCAGCTACGCCAAGCTCGCCAACCTGCCGCCCATCATCGGCCTAT ATTCGAGCTTCGTGCCGCCGTTGATCTACGCGCTGCTGGGGAGCTCGCGGGACCTGGCGGTGGGGCCTGTATCCATCGCGTCGCTGGTGATGGGGTCCATGCTccgggaggcggtggcgccggaGCAGCAGCCCATCCTGTACCTGCAGCTGGCCTTCACCGCCACCTTCTTCGCCGGCGTCTTCCAGGCCTCGCTGGGCTTCCTCCGCCTCGGGTTCATCGTCGACTTCCTCTCCAAGGCCACGCTCACCGGGTTCatgggcggcgccgccgtcatcgTGTCCCTGCAGCAGCTCAAGGGCCTCCTCGGCATCGTCCACTTCACCACCCACATGGGCTTCGTCGACGTCATGGCCTCCGTCGTCCGCCGCCACAGCGAGTGGCAGTGGCAGACCATCGTCATGGGCGTCGCCTTCCTCGCCATCCTCCTCGGCACACGCCAAATC AGCGCTCGGAATCCACGGCTTTTCTGGGTGTCGGCGGCGGCTCCCCTGACGTCGGTGATTGCCTCCACCGTCATCTCCTACCTCTGCAGAGGCCACGGCATCAGCATC ATCGGCGACCTCCCGAGGGGAGTGAACCCTCCATCCATGAACATGCTCGTCTTCAGCGGCTCCTACGTCGCCCTGGCCGTCAAGACCGGGATCATGACCGGCATCCTGTCCCTCACC GAGGGGATCGCGGTGGGCCGGACGTTCGCGTCGATCAACAACTACAACGTGGACGGGAACAAGGAGATGATGGCGATCGGGGTGATGAACATGGCGGGGTCCTGCGCCTCCTGCtacgtcaccacgggctccttctccCGCTCCGCCGTCAACTACAGCGCCGGGTGCCGGACGGCGGTGTCGAACATCGTCATGGCCTCCGCCGTCCTGGTGACGCTGCTCTTCCTGATGCCGCTGTTCCACTACACCCCGAACGTGATCCTGtcggccatcatcatcaccgccgtGGCCGGGCTGATCGACGTCCGCGGCGCCGCCAAGCTGTGGAAGGTGGACAAGCTGGACTTCTGCGCGTGCGTGTCCGCCTTCCTCGGCGTGCTCCTCGTGTCCGTCCAGGTCGGGCTGTCGATCGCCGTGGGCATCTCGCTGTTCAAGATCCTGCTGCAGGTGACCCGGCCCAACACCGTCGTCATGGGGCTGGTCCCCGGCACGCAGAGCTACCGCAGCATGGCGCAGTACCGCGAGGCCGTGCGCGTGCCGCCGTTCCTCGTCGTCGGCGTCGAGTCGGCCATCTACTTCGCCAACTCCACCTACCTGGTGGAGCGGATCATGCGGTACCTccgagaggaggaggagcgcgccgcCAAGGCCAACCTCTGCGGCGTCCGCTGCATCGTCCTCGACATGAGCG CGGTGACGGCGATCGACACGAGCGGGCTGGACGCGCTGGCGGAGATGAAGCGGGTGCTGGACAAGCGGGGCATCGACCTGGTGCTGGCGAACCCGGTGGGGTCGGTGACGGAGAGGATGTACAACTCGGTGGTGGGGGACACGTTCGGGTCGGACCGCATCTTCTTCAGCGTCGCCGAGGCCGTCGCGGCGGCGCCGTACAAGGCGCAGCCCTGA
- the LOC123148197 gene encoding pre-mRNA splicing factor SR-like 1 isoform X1, with product MELQTSGRPIEVLMEKVLSMNIVSSDYFKELYKIKTYHEVIDEIYNQVDHVEPWMTGNCRGPSTAFCLLYKLFTMKLTVNQMHGLLKHPDSPYIRAIGFLYLRYAADPKTLWTWYEPYIQDDEEFSPGSNGKMTTMGVYVRDVILGQYYFDSLLPRVPLLILRQVTAHLEKMKLPTKQSGITGDSSRLGSDDTARRPPSVKASLSVSFGQRAPHRASTRDSSPVRKTLPSVRERERSHDGGHAKSPPRKHRSQSRERSRDIERDRSDRDRGRYKDREHGRHSRDNRDRDYRRSSYSDRDVERRGHERRDRDSGRNGRSSGRRSRSRSRSPSRGRTNGDSHRSSPFGKAPEPSNLAKLKDLYGDATNTKDDAGDDRARRDSGTEEVIRLGGARWR from the exons ATGGAGCTGCAGACGTCGGGCCGGCCCATCGAGGTGCTCATGGAGAAGGTGCTGTCGATGAACATCGTCTCCTCGGACTACTTCAAGGAGCTCTACAAGATCAAGACTTACCACGAGGTCATCGACGAGATCTACAACCAGGTGGACCACGTCGAGCCCTGGATGACGGGCAACTGCCGCGGCCCCTCCACCGCCTTCTGCCTCCTCTACAAGCTCTTCACCATGAAGCTCACCGTCAACCAGATGCACGGCCTGCTCAAGCACCCGGACTCCCCCTACATCAGAGCT ATTGGGTTCCTGTACCTGCGCTATGCTGCGGACCCAAAGACCTTATGGACCTGGTATGAGCCCTACATTCAAGATGATGAG GAGTTTTCCCCTGGATCCAATGGTAAAATGACAACTATGGGCGTTTATGTGCGTGATGTTATCCTTGGTCAG TACTACTTCGACAGTCTTCTTCCACGAGTGCCTCTCCTAATTCTGCGACAGGTTACTGCCCATCTTGAGAAAATGAAGCTCCCAACAAAGCAGTCAGGGATAACTGGGGATTCTAGCCGCCTTGGTTCAGATGATACTGCCCGGCGGCCTCCTTCAGTGAAGGCTTCTCTGTCGGTCTCTTTTGGTCAGCGTGCTCCACACCGTGCATCCACAAGGGATTCATCCCCAGTCCGAAAGACATTGCCATCTGTACGAGAAAGGGAAAGGAGTCATGATGGCGGTCATGCCAAATCTCCACCCAGGAAGCACCGAAGTCAGAGTCGTGAGCGCAGCCGTGACATTGAGAGGGACCGTTCAGATCGCGATCGTGGTAGGTACAAGGATAGGGAGCATGGTCGGCACAGCCGTGATAACAGAGACCGTGACTACCGCCGCTCGAGCTATTCTGATAGGGATGTCGAGAGGCGGGGCCATGAAAGGAGGGATAGGGACTCCGGCAGAAATGGGCGTTCGAGTGGCCGCagaagcaggagcaggagcaggagtcCAAGCCGTGGCAGAACCAACGGGGACAGCCATCGCTCCAGTCCGTTTGGTAAAGCGCCGGAGCCATCCAACCTGGCGAAGCTGAAGGATCTGTACGGTGACGCCACAAACACAaaggacgacgccggcgatgatAGAGCCCGCAGGGATTCCGGAACTGAAGAGGTGATCAGATTGGGAGGCGCCAGGTGGAGGTGA
- the LOC123148197 gene encoding pre-mRNA splicing factor SR-like 1 isoform X2 → MELQTSGRPIEVLMEKVLSMNIVSSDYFKELYKIKTYHEVIDEIYNQVDHVEPWMTGNCRGPSTAFCLLYKLFTMKLTVNQMHGLLKHPDSPYIRAVNWVPVPALCCGPKDLMDLV, encoded by the exons ATGGAGCTGCAGACGTCGGGCCGGCCCATCGAGGTGCTCATGGAGAAGGTGCTGTCGATGAACATCGTCTCCTCGGACTACTTCAAGGAGCTCTACAAGATCAAGACTTACCACGAGGTCATCGACGAGATCTACAACCAGGTGGACCACGTCGAGCCCTGGATGACGGGCAACTGCCGCGGCCCCTCCACCGCCTTCTGCCTCCTCTACAAGCTCTTCACCATGAAGCTCACCGTCAACCAGATGCACGGCCTGCTCAAGCACCCGGACTCCCCCTACATCAGAGCTGTAA ATTGGGTTCCTGTACCTGCGCTATGCTGCGGACCCAAAGACCTTATGGACCTGGTATGA
- the LOC123154258 gene encoding pentatricopeptide repeat-containing protein At4g02750 gives MRVTARRAGVLGTVDSRPTNSLADAARALCGSSHDEGIASGNRLMGAHLRAGRPGAAREVFDGMPRRDVVSWNSLMAAHAREGAHQEAAYAFLELRRCRLRPDHTSFSTVLSAVARLEALELGRCVHGLALKACSTGNVFVGASLVTMYASCGVFACLQRVFDGVDAPNVALWNALLSGLVMNHRVADARMVFDQMPGRNVVSWTAMVKGYVTVHEVDLALELFDLMPMKNSVSWCVIIGGLVHHQQFREAIELFKGLMRNGDEVTNAVLVKVVNAYAGLKSIGGGRCIHGFSVKCGFVLDLIIETSLVAMYCNSLDIDEAQLEFDKLDRKHVGSWNAIICGYIYADKIDEARELFDSMTERDKVSWNSMINGYIRDGRITDATELYSRMPEKNVEAATALMSWFVDNGMLDKARDMFYSMPQTDVMSCTSLLFGYMKEGYLDDALDLFHRMHMRTVVTYNVMIAGFLHQGKVTEAYRLFNESPSHDSVTWSCLITGLAQNGLTDDALRMYKKMLLTYVRPSESVVSSLLSCFAHHSMIVHGQQFHATTIKLGLELCLLIQNSLISLYCKCGKMVAAQNIFDQMGKRDVVTWNTIIHGYAFSSLGENAIEMFENMKRAQVDPDDITFLGVLSACSHMSLLEEAKHFFNAMTRDHGIVPNITHYACMVDLFCRRGMVEEAEGLVKSMPFEPDSAIWTSLLSSCRLSGNDKLAEHAASQLIAINPGTKMPYLHLISVHGSTNRWGMIDSLRSQIRRTATQKEVGYSWI, from the coding sequence ATGCGTGTCACGGCGCGGCGCGCCGGCGTCCTCGGGACGGTGGACTCCCGGCCTACCAACTCGCTGGCGGACGCGGCGCGCGCGCTCTGTGGCTCCTCCCACGACGAGGGCATCGCTTCCGGGAACAGGCTGATGGGCGCGCACCTGAGGGCCGGCAGGCCGGGCGCCGCTCGAgaggtgttcgacggaatgccgCGGCGCGATGTGGTGTCCTGGAACTCCCTCATGGCCGCGCACGCGCGGGAGGGCGCGCACCAGGAGGCTGCATACGCCTTCCTGGAGTTGAGGCGATGCAGGCTCAGGCCGGACCACACCTCCTTCTCCACCGTGCTGTCGGCCGTCGCGCGGCTGGAGGCTCTGGAGCTGGGGCGATGCGTCCACGGCCTCGCGCTCAAGGCCTGCTCCACGGGCAATGTGTTCGTGGGCGCCTCACTCGTCACCATGTATGCCAGCTGTGGGGTTTTCGCCTGCCTGCAGCGGGTCTTTGACGGTGTCGACGCTCCAAATGTGGCCTTGTGGAATGCTCTTCTATCAGGCCTCGTGATGAACCATCGGGTAGCAGACGCCCGCATGGTTTTCGATCAGATGCCCGGTCGCAATGTCGTGTCCTGGACGGCCATGGTAAAAGGCTATGTTACGGTGCACGAGGTGGACCTGGCATTAGAGCTGTTTGACTTGATGCCCATGAAGAATTCTGTGTCGTGGTGTGTCATCATAGGAGGGCTTGTCCACCATCAGCAATTCAGAGAGGCAATTGAACTGTTCAAAGGTTTGATGAGGAATGGGGATGAAGTCACAAATGCGGTTCTAGTTAAGGTTGTGAATGCTTATGCTGGCCTGAAAAGTATTGGAGGAGGCAGATGCATTCATGGGTTTTCTGTGAAGTGTGGATTTGTTCTTGACCTGATTATCGAGACATCATTAGTTGCGATGTACTGTAACTCCTTGGACATCGATGAAGCACAATTGGAGTTTGATAAGTTGGACAGAAAGCATGTCGGTTCATGGAATGCCATCATATGTGGCTATATTTATGCAGACAAGATTGATGAGGCTAGAGAACTTTTTGATTCCATGACTGAAAGAGATAAGGTCTCGTGGAACTCGATGATTAATGGCTATATCAGAGATGGAAGAATTACTGATGCTACTGAGTTATACTCAAGGATGCCTGAGAAGAACGTGGAAGCAGCTACTGCTTTGATGTCATGGTTTGTAGACAACGGAATGCTAGATAAAGCACGGGATATGTTTTATAGTATGCCCCAAACAGATGTAATGTCTTGTACATCTTTACTCTTTGGATACATGAAAGAAGGATATCTGGATGATGCACTGGACCTTTTTCATAGGATGCACATGAGGACTGTTGTCACTTACAATGTAATGATAGCTGGTTTTCTTCATCAAGGAAAGGTTACTGAAGCTTACAGGCTCTTCAATGAATCACCTTCTCATGATTCAGTGACTTGGAGCTGTTTAATTACCGGGCTCGCTCAAAATGGTTTAACTGATGATGCACTTAGGATGTACAAGAAAATGCTATTAACATATGTGCGCCCAAGCGAGTCAGTTGTTTCTAGCCTCTTAAGCTGTTTTGCACACCATTCTATGATTGTTCATGGTCAGCAGTTTCATGCCACAACTATCAAGCTTGGACTCGAGTTATGTTTACTAATTCAGAATTCACTCATTAGCCTATATTGCAAATGTGGCAAAATGGTTGCAGCCCAGAATATTTTTGATCAGATGGGTAAGAGAGATGTGGTTACATGGAATACAATAATTCATGGATATGCATTCAGTAGCCTTGGTGAAAATGCTATTGAAATGTTCGAGAATATGAAGAGGGCACAAGTTGATCCTGATGATATCACATTTCTTGGTGTACTGTCTGCATGTAGTCACATGAGTCTTTTGGAGGAAGCAAAACATTTCTTCAATGCGATGACACGTGATCATGGAATTGTGCCTAATATAACGCACTATGCTTGCATGGTTGATCTATTTTGTAGGAGAGGCATGGTTGAGGAGGCTGAAGGGTTAGTGAAGTCAATGCCATTTGAACCTGATTCAGCAATATGGACCTCTCTCTTGAGCAGTTGCAGACTGAGTGGCAATGATAAGTTAGCAGAGCATGCGGCAAGCCAATTGATCGCCATAAATCCTGGTACTAAAATGCCTTATCTGCACCTCATCAGTGTACATGGATCAACAAATAGATGGGGTATGATTGATAGTCTGCGAAGTCAAATTAGGAGAACTGCCACTCAGAAAGAAGTTGGTTATAGCTGGATTTAG